A section of the Babylonia areolata isolate BAREFJ2019XMU chromosome 1, ASM4173473v1, whole genome shotgun sequence genome encodes:
- the LOC143283559 gene encoding sodium/calcium exchanger Calx-like isoform X3, giving the protein MLIDPYNYTCGSGLMLPVFSEATWSTGTRAFLYLLGLLWCFLAVAIVADIFMCSIERITSKTRIVRMPDNSMPEGYRELEIKVWNDTVANLSLLALGTSAPEILLSVIEIVGNNFVAGELGPGTIVGSAAFNLLVISAICIISIPEGQTRKIASVKVFGVTAFSGIFAYVWLAIVLLASSPGYVELWEAIVTFLFFPLLILIAFLADKNFCIGRSKRQEVEFVGIGMNGKVDEDRRPLQPTTEEDAEIIHLAKELGRVDDLPEEEAAKMAANKIQMEKDHDRGWYRINATRGLTGGRKLIPRVLGTFNDLYERIQTAPEERDEATVGITKHLDHSDGGRKPVLDFTAAGVAVMENEGKVRVGIRRHGRLDVEVKVRVETINGTALAGEDYKPFNEIVTFEKNETLKSVFIEIVDDFEWEPDEFFFVKLHVGPEVEASLGNIAICQITIINDDEPGVLAFTKPSYVVKETGYRALIPIARTGGADGHVSVKWRTKDITAIEGKDFKGGEGELKFDNQETTKSIDIILYESKKAERDESFALELYETDGGATLGKLTKCIVTIVNDEEYSGLVSRIVNLTKANLDALQLEKTTYVQQFYEAMNVNGGDLANATLLDYIMHFCTFFWKILFAFIPPAQYLGGWPAFLVSLAVIGFLTAIISDLASIFGCLINLKDAVTAITLVALGTSMPDTFASKQAAVGEKTADSSVGNINGSNSVNVFLGLGLPWLIATIYWKVRDGTDFKVDAGNVGFSVILFTIAAVIAIVLLIVRRFAVGAELGGPVIVKYISGIILVVLWILYVLLSSFQTYGIISVDI; this is encoded by the exons ATGTTGATCGATCCCTACAACTACACCTGCGGCTCGGGCCTCATGCTGCCCGTCTTCAGCGAGGCCACCTGGTCCACGGGAACCCGAGCCTTCCTCTACCTCCTGGGCCTGCTGTGGTGCTTCCTGGCCGTGGCCATCGTGGCCGACATCTTCATGTGCTCCATCGAGCGCATCACCAGCAAGACCCGCATCGTCCGCATGCCTGACAACTCCATGCCCGAGGGCTACCGAGAGCTGgagatcaag GTGTGGAACGACACAGTGGCCAACCTGTCTCTCCTGGCGCTGGGCACCTCGGCGCCAGAGATCCTGCTGTCGGTGATTGAAATCGTGGGCAACAACTTTGTGGCCGGGGAGCTGGGTCCGGGCACCATCGTGGGCTCTGCAGCCTTCAACTTGCTGGTCATCTCGGCCATCTGCATCATCTCCATCCCCGAGGGCCAGACCAGGAAGATCGCCAGCGTCAAGGTGTTTGGCGTCACCGCTTTTTCTG GCATCTTCGCCTATGTGTGGCTGGCCATCGTATTGCTGGCTTCAAGCCCGGGCTATGTGGAGCTGTGGGAGGCCATTGtaaccttcctcttcttccccctcctcatcctcatcgccTTTCTGGCCGACAAAAACTTCTGCATCGGTCGCTCCAAGCGCCAGGAAGTGGAGTTTGTTGGCATCGGCATGA ATGGCAAAGTGGATGAGGACCGCAGACCTTTGCAGCCCACCACTGAGGAGGATGCTGAGATCATCCACCTGGCCAAG GAACTGGGACGTGTGGATGATCTTCCAGAAGAGGAAGCTGCCAAGATGGCGGCCAACAAGATCCAGATGGAGAAGGATCACGACCGAGGCTGGTACCGCATCAATGCTACTCGTGGGCTGACTGGGGGCAGGAAGCTCATCCCTCGAGTCCTGGGCACTTTCAATGAT CTGTATGAGAGAATCCAGACCGCCCCAGAGGAGAGGGATGAAGCCACGGTGGGCATCACCAAGCACCTGGACCACTCTGATGGCGGCCGAAAGCCTGTGTTGGATTTCACTGCAGCTGGAGTGGCCGTCATGGAGAACGAGGGGAAAGTGCGTGTGGGGATTCGGCGCCACGGAAGGCTGGACGTGGAAGTGAAAGTCAG GGTGGAAACCATCAATGGTACTGCCCTGGCTGGGGAGGACTACAAGCCTTTCAACGAGATCGTGACATTTGAGAAGAACGAGACCCTCAAGTCCGTCTTCATTGAGATTGTGGATGACTTTGAATGGGAGCCTGATGAGTTCTTCTTTGTCAAGCTCCACGTGGGCCCAGAAGTTGAGGCTTCACTTGGGAACATTGCCATTTGTCagatcaccatcatcaatgaCGACG AACCTGGGGTTCTCGCGTTCACCAAGCCAAGCTATGTTGTCAAGGAGACGGGATACCGGGCCCTGATCCCTATAGCTCGCACAGGGGGCGCTGATGGTCATGTGAGTGTCAAATGGCGCACCAAGGACATCACTGCGATCGAAGGCAAAGACTTCAAGGGAGGAGAGGGCGAGCTCAAGTTTGACAATCAGGAAACCACCAAGAGCATCGACATCATTCTGTATGAGAGTAAA aaagcTGAGCGAGATGAGAGCTTTGCCTTGGAACTGTATGAGACAGACGGGGGTGCAACACTGGGCAAACTGACCAAGTGCATTGTCACTATTGTCAATGATGAAG agTACAGTGGTCTGGTGAGTCGCATTGTCAATCTGACCAAAGCCAACCTGGATGCCCTCCAGCTGGAGAAGACGACCTATGTGCAGCAGTTCTATGAGGCCATGAATGTCAATGGGGGAGACTTGGCTAATGCCACCCTCCTCGACTACATCATGCACTTCTGTACCTTCTTCTGGAAG ATCCTGTTTGCCTTCATCCCCCCTGCGCAGTACCTTGGAGGATGGCCGGCCTTCCTTGTGTCACTGGCTGTCATCGGTTTCCTCACTGCCATCATCAGTGACCTGGCCTCCATCTTCGGCTGCCTGATTAACCTGAAGGACGCTGTCACTGCCATCACCTTGGTGGCCCTCGGAACCTCCATGCCCGACACGTTCGCCTCCAAGCAGGCAGCTGTGGGTGAGAAGACCGCAGACAGCTCTGTTGGCAACATCAACGGTTCCAACTCCGTCAACGTCTTCCTGGGTCTGGGGCTGCCTTGGCTGATCGCCACTATCTACTGGAAAGTCAGAGAT GGAACTGACTTTAAAGTGGACGCAGGGAACGTGGGCTTCAGTGTGATACTGTTCACAATCGCCGCGGTCATCGCCATTGTCCTCTTGATTGTCCGTCGCTTCGCTGTGGGGGCTGAGCTGGGAGGTCCAGTTATCGTCAAGTACATCAGCGGAATAATATTGGTGGTGCTGTGGATTTTGTATGTCCTTCTGTCATCTTTCCAGACATATGGCATCATCTCTGTGGACATTTAG
- the LOC143283559 gene encoding sodium/calcium exchanger Calx-like isoform X1 gives MLIDPYNYTCGSGLMLPVFSEATWSTGTRAFLYLLGLLWCFLAVAIVADIFMCSIERITSKTRIVRMPDNSMPEGYRELEIKVWNDTVANLSLLALGTSAPEILLSVIEIVGNNFVAGELGPGTIVGSAAFNLLVISAICIISIPEGQTRKIASVKVFGVTAFSGIFAYVWLAIVLLASSPGYVELWEAIVTFLFFPLLILIAFLADKNFCIGRSKRQEVEFVGIGMNEVQTAENKPAEDGKVDEDRRPLQPTTEEDAEIIHLAKELGRVDDLPEEEAAKMAANKIQMEKDHDRGWYRINATRGLTGGRKLIPRVLGTFNDLYERIQTAPEERDEATVGITKHLDHSDGGRKPVLDFTAAGVAVMENEGKVRVGIRRHGRLDVEVKVRVETINGTALAGEDYKPFNEIVTFEKNETLKSVFIEIVDDFEWEPDEFFFVKLHVGPEVEASLGNIAICQITIINDDEPGVLAFTKPSYVVKETGYRALIPIARTGGADGHVSVKWRTKDITAIEGKDFKGGEGELKFDNQETTKSIDIILYESKKAERDESFALELYETDGGATLGKLTKCIVTIVNDEEYSGLVSRIVNLTKANLDALQLEKTTYVQQFYEAMNVNGGDLANATLLDYIMHFCTFFWKILFAFIPPAQYLGGWPAFLVSLAVIGFLTAIISDLASIFGCLINLKDAVTAITLVALGTSMPDTFASKQAAVGEKTADSSVGNINGSNSVNVFLGLGLPWLIATIYWKVRDGTDFKVDAGNVGFSVILFTIAAVIAIVLLIVRRFAVGAELGGPVIVKYISGIILVVLWILYVLLSSFQTYGIISVDI, from the exons ATGTTGATCGATCCCTACAACTACACCTGCGGCTCGGGCCTCATGCTGCCCGTCTTCAGCGAGGCCACCTGGTCCACGGGAACCCGAGCCTTCCTCTACCTCCTGGGCCTGCTGTGGTGCTTCCTGGCCGTGGCCATCGTGGCCGACATCTTCATGTGCTCCATCGAGCGCATCACCAGCAAGACCCGCATCGTCCGCATGCCTGACAACTCCATGCCCGAGGGCTACCGAGAGCTGgagatcaag GTGTGGAACGACACAGTGGCCAACCTGTCTCTCCTGGCGCTGGGCACCTCGGCGCCAGAGATCCTGCTGTCGGTGATTGAAATCGTGGGCAACAACTTTGTGGCCGGGGAGCTGGGTCCGGGCACCATCGTGGGCTCTGCAGCCTTCAACTTGCTGGTCATCTCGGCCATCTGCATCATCTCCATCCCCGAGGGCCAGACCAGGAAGATCGCCAGCGTCAAGGTGTTTGGCGTCACCGCTTTTTCTG GCATCTTCGCCTATGTGTGGCTGGCCATCGTATTGCTGGCTTCAAGCCCGGGCTATGTGGAGCTGTGGGAGGCCATTGtaaccttcctcttcttccccctcctcatcctcatcgccTTTCTGGCCGACAAAAACTTCTGCATCGGTCGCTCCAAGCGCCAGGAAGTGGAGTTTGTTGGCATCGGCATGA ATGAAGTGCAAACTGCTGAAAATAAGCCAGCAGAAG ATGGCAAAGTGGATGAGGACCGCAGACCTTTGCAGCCCACCACTGAGGAGGATGCTGAGATCATCCACCTGGCCAAG GAACTGGGACGTGTGGATGATCTTCCAGAAGAGGAAGCTGCCAAGATGGCGGCCAACAAGATCCAGATGGAGAAGGATCACGACCGAGGCTGGTACCGCATCAATGCTACTCGTGGGCTGACTGGGGGCAGGAAGCTCATCCCTCGAGTCCTGGGCACTTTCAATGAT CTGTATGAGAGAATCCAGACCGCCCCAGAGGAGAGGGATGAAGCCACGGTGGGCATCACCAAGCACCTGGACCACTCTGATGGCGGCCGAAAGCCTGTGTTGGATTTCACTGCAGCTGGAGTGGCCGTCATGGAGAACGAGGGGAAAGTGCGTGTGGGGATTCGGCGCCACGGAAGGCTGGACGTGGAAGTGAAAGTCAG GGTGGAAACCATCAATGGTACTGCCCTGGCTGGGGAGGACTACAAGCCTTTCAACGAGATCGTGACATTTGAGAAGAACGAGACCCTCAAGTCCGTCTTCATTGAGATTGTGGATGACTTTGAATGGGAGCCTGATGAGTTCTTCTTTGTCAAGCTCCACGTGGGCCCAGAAGTTGAGGCTTCACTTGGGAACATTGCCATTTGTCagatcaccatcatcaatgaCGACG AACCTGGGGTTCTCGCGTTCACCAAGCCAAGCTATGTTGTCAAGGAGACGGGATACCGGGCCCTGATCCCTATAGCTCGCACAGGGGGCGCTGATGGTCATGTGAGTGTCAAATGGCGCACCAAGGACATCACTGCGATCGAAGGCAAAGACTTCAAGGGAGGAGAGGGCGAGCTCAAGTTTGACAATCAGGAAACCACCAAGAGCATCGACATCATTCTGTATGAGAGTAAA aaagcTGAGCGAGATGAGAGCTTTGCCTTGGAACTGTATGAGACAGACGGGGGTGCAACACTGGGCAAACTGACCAAGTGCATTGTCACTATTGTCAATGATGAAG agTACAGTGGTCTGGTGAGTCGCATTGTCAATCTGACCAAAGCCAACCTGGATGCCCTCCAGCTGGAGAAGACGACCTATGTGCAGCAGTTCTATGAGGCCATGAATGTCAATGGGGGAGACTTGGCTAATGCCACCCTCCTCGACTACATCATGCACTTCTGTACCTTCTTCTGGAAG ATCCTGTTTGCCTTCATCCCCCCTGCGCAGTACCTTGGAGGATGGCCGGCCTTCCTTGTGTCACTGGCTGTCATCGGTTTCCTCACTGCCATCATCAGTGACCTGGCCTCCATCTTCGGCTGCCTGATTAACCTGAAGGACGCTGTCACTGCCATCACCTTGGTGGCCCTCGGAACCTCCATGCCCGACACGTTCGCCTCCAAGCAGGCAGCTGTGGGTGAGAAGACCGCAGACAGCTCTGTTGGCAACATCAACGGTTCCAACTCCGTCAACGTCTTCCTGGGTCTGGGGCTGCCTTGGCTGATCGCCACTATCTACTGGAAAGTCAGAGAT GGAACTGACTTTAAAGTGGACGCAGGGAACGTGGGCTTCAGTGTGATACTGTTCACAATCGCCGCGGTCATCGCCATTGTCCTCTTGATTGTCCGTCGCTTCGCTGTGGGGGCTGAGCTGGGAGGTCCAGTTATCGTCAAGTACATCAGCGGAATAATATTGGTGGTGCTGTGGATTTTGTATGTCCTTCTGTCATCTTTCCAGACATATGGCATCATCTCTGTGGACATTTAG
- the LOC143283559 gene encoding sodium/calcium exchanger Calx-like isoform X2 — translation MLIDPYNYTCGSGLMLPVFSEATWSTGTRAFLYLLGLLWCFLAVAIVADIFMCSIERITSKTRIVRMPDNSMPEGYRELEIKVWNDTVANLSLLALGTSAPEILLSVIEIVGNNFVAGELGPGTIVGSAAFNLLVISAICIISIPEGQTRKIASVKVFGVTAFSGIFAYVWLAIVLLASSPGYVELWEAIVTFLFFPLLILIAFLADKNFCIGRSKRQEVEFVGIGMSNKRYIHADGKVDEDRRPLQPTTEEDAEIIHLAKELGRVDDLPEEEAAKMAANKIQMEKDHDRGWYRINATRGLTGGRKLIPRVLGTFNDLYERIQTAPEERDEATVGITKHLDHSDGGRKPVLDFTAAGVAVMENEGKVRVGIRRHGRLDVEVKVRVETINGTALAGEDYKPFNEIVTFEKNETLKSVFIEIVDDFEWEPDEFFFVKLHVGPEVEASLGNIAICQITIINDDEPGVLAFTKPSYVVKETGYRALIPIARTGGADGHVSVKWRTKDITAIEGKDFKGGEGELKFDNQETTKSIDIILYESKKAERDESFALELYETDGGATLGKLTKCIVTIVNDEEYSGLVSRIVNLTKANLDALQLEKTTYVQQFYEAMNVNGGDLANATLLDYIMHFCTFFWKILFAFIPPAQYLGGWPAFLVSLAVIGFLTAIISDLASIFGCLINLKDAVTAITLVALGTSMPDTFASKQAAVGEKTADSSVGNINGSNSVNVFLGLGLPWLIATIYWKVRDGTDFKVDAGNVGFSVILFTIAAVIAIVLLIVRRFAVGAELGGPVIVKYISGIILVVLWILYVLLSSFQTYGIISVDI, via the exons ATGTTGATCGATCCCTACAACTACACCTGCGGCTCGGGCCTCATGCTGCCCGTCTTCAGCGAGGCCACCTGGTCCACGGGAACCCGAGCCTTCCTCTACCTCCTGGGCCTGCTGTGGTGCTTCCTGGCCGTGGCCATCGTGGCCGACATCTTCATGTGCTCCATCGAGCGCATCACCAGCAAGACCCGCATCGTCCGCATGCCTGACAACTCCATGCCCGAGGGCTACCGAGAGCTGgagatcaag GTGTGGAACGACACAGTGGCCAACCTGTCTCTCCTGGCGCTGGGCACCTCGGCGCCAGAGATCCTGCTGTCGGTGATTGAAATCGTGGGCAACAACTTTGTGGCCGGGGAGCTGGGTCCGGGCACCATCGTGGGCTCTGCAGCCTTCAACTTGCTGGTCATCTCGGCCATCTGCATCATCTCCATCCCCGAGGGCCAGACCAGGAAGATCGCCAGCGTCAAGGTGTTTGGCGTCACCGCTTTTTCTG GCATCTTCGCCTATGTGTGGCTGGCCATCGTATTGCTGGCTTCAAGCCCGGGCTATGTGGAGCTGTGGGAGGCCATTGtaaccttcctcttcttccccctcctcatcctcatcgccTTTCTGGCCGACAAAAACTTCTGCATCGGTCGCTCCAAGCGCCAGGAAGTGGAGTTTGTTGGCATCGGCATGA GCAACAAACGATATATTCACGCAG ATGGCAAAGTGGATGAGGACCGCAGACCTTTGCAGCCCACCACTGAGGAGGATGCTGAGATCATCCACCTGGCCAAG GAACTGGGACGTGTGGATGATCTTCCAGAAGAGGAAGCTGCCAAGATGGCGGCCAACAAGATCCAGATGGAGAAGGATCACGACCGAGGCTGGTACCGCATCAATGCTACTCGTGGGCTGACTGGGGGCAGGAAGCTCATCCCTCGAGTCCTGGGCACTTTCAATGAT CTGTATGAGAGAATCCAGACCGCCCCAGAGGAGAGGGATGAAGCCACGGTGGGCATCACCAAGCACCTGGACCACTCTGATGGCGGCCGAAAGCCTGTGTTGGATTTCACTGCAGCTGGAGTGGCCGTCATGGAGAACGAGGGGAAAGTGCGTGTGGGGATTCGGCGCCACGGAAGGCTGGACGTGGAAGTGAAAGTCAG GGTGGAAACCATCAATGGTACTGCCCTGGCTGGGGAGGACTACAAGCCTTTCAACGAGATCGTGACATTTGAGAAGAACGAGACCCTCAAGTCCGTCTTCATTGAGATTGTGGATGACTTTGAATGGGAGCCTGATGAGTTCTTCTTTGTCAAGCTCCACGTGGGCCCAGAAGTTGAGGCTTCACTTGGGAACATTGCCATTTGTCagatcaccatcatcaatgaCGACG AACCTGGGGTTCTCGCGTTCACCAAGCCAAGCTATGTTGTCAAGGAGACGGGATACCGGGCCCTGATCCCTATAGCTCGCACAGGGGGCGCTGATGGTCATGTGAGTGTCAAATGGCGCACCAAGGACATCACTGCGATCGAAGGCAAAGACTTCAAGGGAGGAGAGGGCGAGCTCAAGTTTGACAATCAGGAAACCACCAAGAGCATCGACATCATTCTGTATGAGAGTAAA aaagcTGAGCGAGATGAGAGCTTTGCCTTGGAACTGTATGAGACAGACGGGGGTGCAACACTGGGCAAACTGACCAAGTGCATTGTCACTATTGTCAATGATGAAG agTACAGTGGTCTGGTGAGTCGCATTGTCAATCTGACCAAAGCCAACCTGGATGCCCTCCAGCTGGAGAAGACGACCTATGTGCAGCAGTTCTATGAGGCCATGAATGTCAATGGGGGAGACTTGGCTAATGCCACCCTCCTCGACTACATCATGCACTTCTGTACCTTCTTCTGGAAG ATCCTGTTTGCCTTCATCCCCCCTGCGCAGTACCTTGGAGGATGGCCGGCCTTCCTTGTGTCACTGGCTGTCATCGGTTTCCTCACTGCCATCATCAGTGACCTGGCCTCCATCTTCGGCTGCCTGATTAACCTGAAGGACGCTGTCACTGCCATCACCTTGGTGGCCCTCGGAACCTCCATGCCCGACACGTTCGCCTCCAAGCAGGCAGCTGTGGGTGAGAAGACCGCAGACAGCTCTGTTGGCAACATCAACGGTTCCAACTCCGTCAACGTCTTCCTGGGTCTGGGGCTGCCTTGGCTGATCGCCACTATCTACTGGAAAGTCAGAGAT GGAACTGACTTTAAAGTGGACGCAGGGAACGTGGGCTTCAGTGTGATACTGTTCACAATCGCCGCGGTCATCGCCATTGTCCTCTTGATTGTCCGTCGCTTCGCTGTGGGGGCTGAGCTGGGAGGTCCAGTTATCGTCAAGTACATCAGCGGAATAATATTGGTGGTGCTGTGGATTTTGTATGTCCTTCTGTCATCTTTCCAGACATATGGCATCATCTCTGTGGACATTTAG